The sequence TCCGTATCTTCAATGCGGACAATCAACTTTCCGCCTGCGTGCCTGGCGGCCAAATAATTGAAAAGAGCGGATCTGGCACCGCCGATATGAAAAGGCCCTGTCGGGCTGGGAGCAAAACGAACGCGCATTTCTTCTGACATCATACTGCCTCCTACTATATTGTCCTGTATTTGAGTATCATGGCCGCCGCCTGTGCCGCCATGCCTTCTTCTTTGCCGACGAAGCCGAGACGTTCCGTCGTCGTCGCCTTTACCGATACAGCTGCCGCATCAATTTGCAGAGCAGCCGCAATATTTTGAATCATTTCCGTTACATATGCTTTTATCTTCGGACGCTGCGCCATAAGCGTCACGTCGACGTTAATGACGCGACAGCTGTTTTCCACCAATATCTGTCGCACTTTCTGCAATAAAACAAGGCTGGAAATATTTTTAAAAGTCATATCACTGTCGGGAAAATACGTACCGATATCCTTCAAGCCGGCAGCGCCGAGCAGAGCGTCCATCAGGGCGTGAATCAACACATCGGCATCGGAATGGCCGGCCAGTCCCTTCTCAAAGGGAATCTCAACGCCGCCGAGTACCAGCTTCCTGCCGGTAACGAGCTGATGAACATCATAGCCGCTGCCGACCCGATGCTCTGTCGGCCCGTTCATATAAAATTCCAGAATCGGCACATCATCCATCGTAGTCACTTTATGATTTCGTTTATTGCCCTGCAAGATGAGGATTTTTTCCCCCAGTACTTCTACCAACGACGCGTCGTCAGTGCCGCTGATCCCGGTTTCCTTGGCATGACGATGTGCCTGCAACAGCGTATTTCGCCGAAATATCTGCGGTGTCTGTACGGCGATCAGTCGGCTTCTGTCCAATGTCGTTATTCGTTGCAGTCCTTCCGCTTCCGCTATTTCCTTCATTTTTACCGTATCCGTTACGGGAATGGCATAAACGGCCGCATTAGCATGGGCCATCGTCGCAACGGCATTGTCGAACCATTCCGGCCCCGCCATAGGACGCGAACCGTCGTGAACCATGACGATCTCGGATGTTGCGGCAGTCGCCAGAAGACCGTTATAAACAGAATCCTCTCTCTCCGCACCGCCTAAGACGTATTTTATCGGAACTGCCGGCTGCAAAGAGGCGACAATCGCTTCAATCATCTTCCGATCCACTTCGGCAAAGACAATGACGACTTCGGAAACGCAAGACGCCGCCAACACATTTTTTAACGTGTGCGTCAAAACGGGACTGCCGCACAAGGGGTAAAAAAGCTTATTCTGTTCGTATCCGAAACGCCGGCCGGAGCCGGCAGCCACGAGTATTACAGAAACGTTCAATCAACTCACCTGCTCATTCCGAAACACGAACAAAAATCATACGGCCTGCAGAGGTTTGCAGTACGGAAGTCACTGTTACCGGAACCGTCTTTCCGATATATTTCTCACCGTTTTCGACAACGATCATCGTACCGTCATCCAAATACGCCACCCCTTGATTGTTCTCTTTACCGGCTTTGACAACGAGTACTTCCATTTCTTCCCCCGGTATCAGCGACGGCTTCAAGGAATTGGCCAAATCATTGATATTCAGTACAACTACGCCTTGTAAAGCGGCGACCTTATTCAGATTATAATCATTCGTCACAATCTTGGCATTGATTTTTCTTCCCAAACGAACCAGCTTGGAATCGACCCCCTGCACATCATCAAAGTCATCATGAATAATCTGTACTTCAACAGGGTGATCTTCCTGCATTTGCTTTAAGATATCCAGTCCGCGCCGCCCTTTGTTCCGTTTCAGAAGGTCGGAAGAATCGGCAATGAGCTGCAATTCCTCCAAGACGAATACCGGTATCAGCAAAGGACCTTCCAGAAAACCGGTCCGGAAAATTTCGGCAATGCGACCGTCGATAATGGAACTCGTATCCAGTAATTTCCCGGAAAATTCCCTTTCCTTTTTACGGTTTTCCTTACCGGCTTTGCCGAAGGGAAGAGCAGACACCATTTGGATGATTTCATTCTTCTTACGCATGGCAATACTCATTCCGGCATACCCGAAAACAATACTGAAAACAATCGGTCCATATGCGCCGATAATCGGCAGGCGGGCAAAGGCAAATCCAATTAAGGTAGCAATAATAAGTCCAAAAAGCAGGCCCAAGGTCCCGACCATCAGATCCTGACTGGCGAAAGCGCCCAAACTATTTTCCATCCAATGAATCGCAATCCAAAGAAGACGCAAAATGAATGATGAAAGCAAATACCCGATACAGGCCCCCAAAACGGCGCTGAGAATATAGGCGACGATTGTCACGACAGTCGTGCCGAATATGCCGGCAGTCCCGCTTTCGATCTCCAGTTCGGCGCTAAACAGCGGCATCGAAACAATTTGATCGGCAAGCATGACAAAAATCAGCGCGAAAACCAAAGAAATAGCTGCTTTCATCACCTTATTAGCCATATTTCGCCCATTGAACCGCTTATTGTTTTTGCCTTCTGCAGACGGAGCGGTTTCCTTCCTTTCCAACATATGGTTCACCTCCTTTTAAGATTCACGATAATACGATTGTACACGTTTTTAATGTATCATCCGTTAAAAACTTTTGCGGCAAAATAAACTCTGCCGAAAACAACATTTCGACAGAGCTGCATCTGCACGTTCTTACCGATGAAATCCGGCACGCGCTCCATAGCTGCAAAATCTGCCGGAGCGGCAATCGGATCGCTGATAACGATAATTGACAGGTTGTACCCG comes from Megasphaera vaginalis (ex Bordigoni et al. 2020) and encodes:
- the ispD gene encoding 2-C-methyl-D-erythritol 4-phosphate cytidylyltransferase, with translation MNVSVILVAAGSGRRFGYEQNKLFYPLCGSPVLTHTLKNVLAASCVSEVVIVFAEVDRKMIEAIVASLQPAVPIKYVLGGAEREDSVYNGLLATAATSEIVMVHDGSRPMAGPEWFDNAVATMAHANAAVYAIPVTDTVKMKEIAEAEGLQRITTLDRSRLIAVQTPQIFRRNTLLQAHRHAKETGISGTDDASLVEVLGEKILILQGNKRNHKVTTMDDVPILEFYMNGPTEHRVGSGYDVHQLVTGRKLVLGGVEIPFEKGLAGHSDADVLIHALMDALLGAAGLKDIGTYFPDSDMTFKNISSLVLLQKVRQILVENSCRVINVDVTLMAQRPKIKAYVTEMIQNIAAALQIDAAAVSVKATTTERLGFVGKEEGMAAQAAAMILKYRTI
- a CDS encoding PIN/TRAM domain-containing protein, producing MLERKETAPSAEGKNNKRFNGRNMANKVMKAAISLVFALIFVMLADQIVSMPLFSAELEIESGTAGIFGTTVVTIVAYILSAVLGACIGYLLSSFILRLLWIAIHWMENSLGAFASQDLMVGTLGLLFGLIIATLIGFAFARLPIIGAYGPIVFSIVFGYAGMSIAMRKKNEIIQMVSALPFGKAGKENRKKEREFSGKLLDTSSIIDGRIAEIFRTGFLEGPLLIPVFVLEELQLIADSSDLLKRNKGRRGLDILKQMQEDHPVEVQIIHDDFDDVQGVDSKLVRLGRKINAKIVTNDYNLNKVAALQGVVVLNINDLANSLKPSLIPGEEMEVLVVKAGKENNQGVAYLDDGTMIVVENGEKYIGKTVPVTVTSVLQTSAGRMIFVRVSE